The following coding sequences lie in one Miscanthus floridulus cultivar M001 chromosome 9, ASM1932011v1, whole genome shotgun sequence genomic window:
- the LOC136484267 gene encoding disease resistance protein PIK6-NP-like isoform X4 yields MSVVTGALGSLAPKLLQLLQGEYKLQKGVRKQVQSLSRELDSIYPFLHKVSDVPWDRLDDQVKVWAREVREASYDMEDIIDTFLVRVDSSKNNADSSSFKLAMTKLVELFSKAKARRDIAAKIKDITKRLEDVANNRQKYKLDEIMCKPLAATSTIDPRLKAMYKQVTQLIGVDKSSDELISLLNTSHQDHDASDKKMRMVSVVGVGGLGKTTLARAVYDKLKPQYDCGAFISIGRDHDLVKVFKDILFHLDSENHKDIHNTERGVELLIHQLREFLKKKR; encoded by the exons ATGAGTGTGGTGACGGGGGCGCTGGGAAGCCTCGCCCCCAAGCTTCTTCAGCTGCTCCAAGGTGAGTACAAGCTCCAGAAGGGTGTGAGGAAGCAAGTGCAGTCGCTCTCCCGCGAGCTGGACAGCATCTACCCTTTCCTCCACAAGGTCTCGGATGTGCCATGGGACCGGCTAGATGATCAGGTCAAGGTGTGGGCACGCGAGGTGAGGGAGGCATCCTACGATATGGAGGATATCATCGACACCTTCCTCGTTCGCGTCGACAGCAGCAAGAACAACGCCGACTCCAGCAGCTTCAAACTTGCCATGACGAAGCTGGTTGAGCTGTTCAGCAAGGCCAAGGCTCGCCGTGATATTGCAGCAAAGATCAAGGACATAACAAAGCGTCTCGAGGACGTGGCCAACAATCGTCAGAAGTACAAACTTGATGAGATTATGTGCAAGCCACTCGCAGCAACGTCAACTATTGATCCCCGCCTTAAAGCTATGTACAAACAAGTGACACAACTTATTGGTGTCGACAAGTCAAGCGACGAGCTCATATCCTTGCTGAATACATCCCATCAGGATCATGATGCCTCCGATAAGAAGATGAGGATGGTTTCAGTTGTGGGAGTTGGAGGATTGGGTAAAACCACTCTTGCCAGAGCGGTGTATGACAAGCTTAAACCACAATACGACTGCGGGGCTTTCATTTCAATCGGTCGGGATCATGACTTGGTAAAAGTTTTCAAGGATATTCTCTTTCATCTTGACAGTGAAAACCATAAGGACATTCACAACACTGAGAGAGGCGTCGAGCTCCTCATTCACCAACTCCGAGAATTCCTGAAGAAAAAGAG ATAA
- the LOC136484267 gene encoding putative disease resistance protein At1g50180 isoform X3 has product MSVVTGALGSLAPKLLQLLQGEYKLQKGVRKQVQSLSRELDSIYPFLHKVSDVPWDRLDDQVKVWAREVREASYDMEDIIDTFLVRVDSSKNNADSSSFKLAMTKLVELFSKAKARRDIAAKIKDITKRLEDVANNRQKYKLDEIMCKPLAATSTIDPRLKAMYKQVTQLIGVDKSSDELISLLNTSHQDHDASDKKMRMVSVVGVGGLGKTTLARAVYDKLKPQYDCGAFISIGRDHDLVKVFKDILFHLDSENHKDIHNTERGVELLIHQLREFLKKKRYFIVIDDVWEVRT; this is encoded by the exons ATGAGTGTGGTGACGGGGGCGCTGGGAAGCCTCGCCCCCAAGCTTCTTCAGCTGCTCCAAGGTGAGTACAAGCTCCAGAAGGGTGTGAGGAAGCAAGTGCAGTCGCTCTCCCGCGAGCTGGACAGCATCTACCCTTTCCTCCACAAGGTCTCGGATGTGCCATGGGACCGGCTAGATGATCAGGTCAAGGTGTGGGCACGCGAGGTGAGGGAGGCATCCTACGATATGGAGGATATCATCGACACCTTCCTCGTTCGCGTCGACAGCAGCAAGAACAACGCCGACTCCAGCAGCTTCAAACTTGCCATGACGAAGCTGGTTGAGCTGTTCAGCAAGGCCAAGGCTCGCCGTGATATTGCAGCAAAGATCAAGGACATAACAAAGCGTCTCGAGGACGTGGCCAACAATCGTCAGAAGTACAAACTTGATGAGATTATGTGCAAGCCACTCGCAGCAACGTCAACTATTGATCCCCGCCTTAAAGCTATGTACAAACAAGTGACACAACTTATTGGTGTCGACAAGTCAAGCGACGAGCTCATATCCTTGCTGAATACATCCCATCAGGATCATGATGCCTCCGATAAGAAGATGAGGATGGTTTCAGTTGTGGGAGTTGGAGGATTGGGTAAAACCACTCTTGCCAGAGCGGTGTATGACAAGCTTAAACCACAATACGACTGCGGGGCTTTCATTTCAATCGGTCGGGATCATGACTTGGTAAAAGTTTTCAAGGATATTCTCTTTCATCTTGACAGTGAAAACCATAAGGACATTCACAACACTGAGAGAGGCGTCGAGCTCCTCATTCACCAACTCCGAGAATTCCTGAAGAAAAAGAG GTATTTTATTGTTATTGATGATGTATGGGAGGTACGCACCTAG